In the genome of bacterium, one region contains:
- a CDS encoding DUF1080 domain-containing protein: protein MRKCTALITAGMTGVLLGFACGPGKTRTVLWNGANFEGWVRYVPDQTVQVDTVWTIQGGVIRCSGKPTGYLRTQASFSNYHLHLEWRWVQEGGNSGVLLHCQGPDQVWPLCIEAQLKSGDAGDLVLIGSGEITVAGKTYKNDRPFLVIAKQKDGIEKPVGEWNSYDIVCRGRNIVCSVNGVEVNRGEKAFADAGPIALQSEGAAIEFRTIWLEK from the coding sequence AACAGCGGGGATGACCGGCGTCCTGTTGGGGTTTGCCTGCGGACCCGGTAAAACCCGTACGGTTTTATGGAACGGCGCCAATTTTGAAGGCTGGGTGCGCTATGTCCCGGATCAAACCGTGCAGGTCGATACGGTTTGGACGATCCAGGGCGGCGTCATCCGCTGCAGCGGCAAACCTACAGGTTACCTTCGTACCCAGGCTTCTTTTTCCAATTATCATCTGCATCTCGAGTGGCGCTGGGTGCAGGAAGGCGGCAACAGCGGCGTGCTGTTGCATTGTCAAGGGCCGGATCAGGTGTGGCCCCTCTGTATTGAAGCCCAGCTCAAGTCCGGCGATGCCGGCGACCTGGTGCTGATCGGGTCGGGCGAGATCACCGTGGCCGGCAAAACCTATAAAAACGACCGCCCGTTTTTAGTCATCGCCAAGCAGAAAGACGGCATCGAGAAACCCGTGGGCGAGTGGAACAGCTACGACATCGTCTGCCGCGGGCGGAACATCGTCTGCTCGGTGAACGGCGTGGAGGTTAATCGCGGCGAAAAGGCTTTTGCCGATGCCGGCCCCATCGCGCTGCAGAGCGAGGGCGCGGCGATCGAGTTTCGCACTATTTGGCTGGAAAAATAG
- a CDS encoding GNAT family N-acetyltransferase yields MTIHETLYIRRADNADRQQIWDLIFAILSSYGLTMDAETIDHDLTDIEANYWRQKGAFWVLMDEEELIGTVALHYVSETVCELGRMYLAPGYRGRGWGRRLLHYALQQAELRGFTEVVLKTASVLKEAQSLYRRAGFVPIADQEPGGNCDVVMTRKIRC; encoded by the coding sequence ATGACCATTCATGAGACTTTGTATATTCGCCGGGCCGATAACGCCGACCGGCAACAGATCTGGGATCTGATCTTCGCCATTCTGTCCAGCTATGGTCTGACCATGGATGCGGAAACCATCGATCATGATCTGACGGATATCGAAGCGAACTATTGGCGGCAAAAGGGCGCTTTTTGGGTCCTGATGGATGAGGAGGAACTGATCGGCACCGTAGCCCTGCATTATGTATCGGAAACAGTGTGCGAACTGGGGCGCATGTATTTGGCCCCCGGCTACCGCGGCAGGGGATGGGGCCGCAGACTTTTGCACTATGCCCTGCAGCAGGCTGAATTGCGCGGTTTTACCGAGGTTGTGCTCAAGACCGCCTCAGTGCTCAAAGAGGCCCAATCGCTGTACCGCCGGGCGGGTTTTGTCCCAATTGCCGATCAGGAGCCGGGTGGAAATTGCGATGTGGTGATGACCAGGAAAATCAGGTGTTAA